The genomic DNA AGTTCGCCAAAATCCCAGTGAAAGACAATCTGACCATCTGGGGAGTGGGGAGCAATTAAACGCTGCTGCTGTTCGGGAGTGAGAACGATCGCCGTATCGGTGAGGCTGAGCGGCTGGCAGATGATTTGCTGTACCAGCGACTCGTAGGACTGATTTGTGCGTAGAGCCAGCAGATAACCCAGAAGGGTCATGCCGAAATTGGAGTATTCGTATTGGGTGCCGGGTTCCGCCAGCAGTTCGACGGTCTCTAATGCCTGATAGAGATCTTGAACGCCGTAGTTTTTGTAGGGGTTTTCAGGATCAACGGCTGTGAGATCAAGATTTTGCGGCAGTCGGGGTAAGCCAGAACTGTGGGTAGCCAAATGTTTCAGCGTAATGGTTTGAACTGAAGGCGAAAACTTGACGGTTTCGGGCAGGTATAAGGCGATCGAGTCATCCAGCTTAGCGGCAGAATCGATGAGCAGCTGAGCCAAACAGATCCCGGTAAAAACTTTGGTGATGGAGCCAATTTCAAATAAGGTGCGGCTGTCGAGCGTGCCGGAATTGGTACTGCTTGTCCCAAAGGTGTTCAGGAAAGTTTTGTCTCCCTGGACAAGGGCGATCGCCAGGGCAGCGTAATTTCTGCGGCTGAGGTAATCTGCGGCAAGCTGTTCGGCGATTTGTACCAGATTTGGGGAGTTCGCCATTGGTGCCTTAGCTCCATAATCTGCGTCGAGGTGTTCCGTTGAGGCGATCGTGAGCATCTCTGAGTAATACAGGAATGTTTAAATTCTCTGGGCAGCGGGGCAGACAGTCGCCACAGTCGGTACAGCGATTTGCCTTCATGCCCGGAAACCAGTGACCCGCGTTTTCAAACATCCCGTAGCGATACTGTCCAAAAGCAGCCATATCATAGGCGACAGCAAGGTTTCGCAGCCGCAGCACTTCAGGGATATTAATATTCTCCGGGCAGGGCAAACAGGCAAAACATTGACTGCACCGATTGCTTCGCAGTTCTCCGGAGGGAGAATCGGTTCCCAAAGCTGCCTGCTGATGGAGGTGCAAGCGTTCCAAGGATTTCTGTTCCTCCGGCGTGAGGGGTTCAGTGCGATCGCAAACCTGAAGCGGGATCTCCAATTCCTCTGGGTTAGCAGCTCCTAAACTCAGGGTAGTAATGCGAGGATCGCTCAACAGAAAGCGATAGTTTAGCGCCAGCGGCGTGAAGGGTTGACAGAGGTTTATTAGCGTATCCGGGGGAGTATGGAGCATTCCGCCCTTATCGGCAGGCGAGATAATAAACACGCCCATATCCTGCTGGTGTGCCAGGTCTACTGCCGCCTGGTTGCGCTGATTAAACAGGTAGTAGTGCAGATTCACAAACTCAAACTGCTGAGTCTCGATCGCCCGCAGAATAATCTCCAGCGGCGCATGGGTCGAAAAGCCAACATGACGCACCCGCCCATCGACGATCGCTCTCTGAACTGCCCGCATACAGCCCTGCGGATTTTCTACCCAGCCTAGATGCTCTGCCGTATTGAGTCCATGAATACCCAGCGCATCCACATAGCCGATGCCCAGCCGATCGAGGGATTCGTCGATCGAGCGCTCCATTGAGTCTGCATCGGGAGTTGGGGGAATCTTCGTGGTGATGTAAATCTGCTCACGGGGGACGCCCGCCTTCAAAGCCGCCCCTAAGTAAAGTTCGCTGCTGCCGTAGCCTCTAGCGGTCTCAATGTGGTTGATTCCCTGAGCGATCGCCGCCCGAACTGTCTGAATCGCGTTTTCCTCAGAGGCAAGGTAGCGCATCGTGCCCAGCGAAAACACCGACAGGGAGAGGTTCGTTTTGCCGAAACGCCGATACTGCATGAACAAATAAATTTTTGTCGTAGATATATATGTAAGGACAGTTCGCGAACCGCCTCTACGAGGTGTTTAACTCATCACAGGGAAAGGATTAGCTTTCATCCTGCTTGGTGAACCGTCCGCCCTGATTAAAGTCTCCCGGTCGCAGATTCGAGAGAAAATCGCGGAAGGCTTTACGCTCGGCTTCATCGGCATCGCGATCGACGGGCATGGAGGCATCGGCAATCACTTCTTCCATGACCCAGATTGGGCTTTTCGTTCGCAGAGCAATGGCGATCGCATCACTGGGGCGAGAATCAATATCCTTTTTAACTTCCCCCTGCCGCACTTGTAGGAGGGCATAGAAGGTATTATCTTGTAGTGAATGAATAACGACCCGCTCCAGCACCATCCCCCATTCGTCCATGAGGTTTACCATCAGATCGTGAGTGAGGGGTCGAGGGGGTGTTTGCCCTTCCAGAACGCTGATGATGGCTCTTGCCTGCTCCTGACCAATGTAGATGGGTAACTGCCGACGCTCTGAGGCATCTCGCAGCAGCACGATCGGGCTACGAGTTCCTGCATCTAAGGCAATACCAGCAACTTTCATCTCAATCATTGGCGGAGCCTCGAAATCCTTCTAGAAATATACT from Leptolyngbya ohadii IS1 includes the following:
- a CDS encoding bifunctional nuclease family protein, which translates into the protein MKVAGIALDAGTRSPIVLLRDASERRQLPIYIGQEQARAIISVLEGQTPPRPLTHDLMVNLMDEWGMVLERVVIHSLQDNTFYALLQVRQGEVKKDIDSRPSDAIAIALRTKSPIWVMEEVIADASMPVDRDADEAERKAFRDFLSNLRPGDFNQGGRFTKQDES
- a CDS encoding serine hydrolase domain-containing protein, whose product is MANSPNLVQIAEQLAADYLSRRNYAALAIALVQGDKTFLNTFGTSSTNSGTLDSRTLFEIGSITKVFTGICLAQLLIDSAAKLDDSIALYLPETVKFSPSVQTITLKHLATHSSGLPRLPQNLDLTAVDPENPYKNYGVQDLYQALETVELLAEPGTQYEYSNFGMTLLGYLLALRTNQSYESLVQQIICQPLSLTDTAIVLTPEQQQRLIAPHSPDGQIVFHWDFGELPAAGGLRSTPQDMLQFLQASLGQIESPVKRAIERSQQPEFESGNDRLGLAWHILHLPEKPLWHWHNGGTGGFVSFLGIDRSHQTGVVLMANSGDAMAEDSSLDVIALQLIDAASQIPLSHSE
- a CDS encoding aldo/keto reductase, which codes for MQYRRFGKTNLSLSVFSLGTMRYLASEENAIQTVRAAIAQGINHIETARGYGSSELYLGAALKAGVPREQIYITTKIPPTPDADSMERSIDESLDRLGIGYVDALGIHGLNTAEHLGWVENPQGCMRAVQRAIVDGRVRHVGFSTHAPLEIILRAIETQQFEFVNLHYYLFNQRNQAAVDLAHQQDMGVFIISPADKGGMLHTPPDTLINLCQPFTPLALNYRFLLSDPRITTLSLGAANPEELEIPLQVCDRTEPLTPEEQKSLERLHLHQQAALGTDSPSGELRSNRCSQCFACLPCPENINIPEVLRLRNLAVAYDMAAFGQYRYGMFENAGHWFPGMKANRCTDCGDCLPRCPENLNIPVLLRDAHDRLNGTPRRRLWS